The genomic region CTGCGCGTGAACCAGAAGGACGGGTTCGATTGTCCCGGCTGCGCGTGGCCCGAGGAGGACAAGCGTCACATCGCCGAGTTCTGCGAGAACGGCGCGAAGGCCGTCGCCGAGGAGGCGACGCTGCGCCGCGTGGGCCCCGAGTTCTTCGCCGCGCACACGATCGACGAGCTCAACGCGCACGACGACTTCTGGCTGGGGCAGCAGGGGCGGCTGACGCATCCCATGGTCCTCGACGAGGGCGCGAGCCACTACCGGCCGATCGCGTGGGACGACGCGCTGCGCGAGATCGCCGACCACCTGGCGGGACTGGACGATCCGGACGAGGCGACCTTCTACACCTCCGGCCGCACCTCCAACGAGGCCGCGTTCCTGTACCAGCTGCTCGTGCGCGGGTTCGGCACGAACAACCTGCCCGACTGCTCGAACATGTGTCACGAGTCCAGCGGCTCGGCCCTGACCGAGACGCTCGGCATCGGCAAGGGCACGGTCTCGATCGAGGACATCCACGAGGCCGATCTGCTGATCATCGCCGGCCAGAACCCCGGCACGAACCATCCGCGGATGCTGAGTGCGCTCGAGAAGGCCAAGGCTCGGGGTGCGACGATCGTGGCGGTGAACCCTCTGCCCGAGGCCGGGCTGGTGCGCTTCGAGAACCCGCAGACCGTCAAGGGCGTCGTGCTCGGCGGCACCAAGCTCGCCGACCGCTTCGTGCAGATCCGGCTGGGCGGCGACCAGGCCCTCTTCCAGGCGATCGGCAAGCACATCCTCGAGCGGGACGCCGAGGGCGCCGGCATCGTCGACCACGCGTTCGTCGAGGCGCACACGAGCGGGTTCGAGGACTACCGCCGGGCGATGGCCGACGTGCCGTGGCGCGAACTCGTCGCGGCCACCGGCATCCCCGAGAAGAAGCTGCGCGCGATCGCCGACGAGGTCGTGCGCTCGAAGGCCACGATCGTCTGCTGGGCGATGGGACTGACGCAGCACAAGCACTCGGTGCCGACCCTGCGCGATGTCGTCAACGTGCTGCTGCTGCAGGGCAACATGGGCCGCGCGGGCGCGGGCGTGTGCCCCGTGCGCGGGCACTCCAACGTGCAGGGCGACCGAACCATGGGGATTTACGAGAAGCCGGCCGAGGCGTTCCTGGCCGCGCTCGACGTCGAATTCTCGTTCACGGCTCCCCGCGCCCACGGGTACGACACCGTCGAGGCGATCCGGGCGATGCGCGACGGCAAGACCCGCTTCTTCATGGGAATGGGCGGCAACTTCGTCAGCGCCACCCCCGACACCGAGGTCGTCGAGGAGGCGATGCGCCGCGTCGACCTGACGGTGCAGGTCTCGACCAAGCTCAATCGGTCGCACGTGGTCACCGGAAAGCGGGCGATCATCCTGCCCGTGCTCGGCCGCACCGATCGCGACAGCCGCGGCGGGCGAGAGCAGCGTGTCACGGTCGAGGACTCGATGGGCGCCGTGCACTCCTCGCGCGGCCGGCTGGTGCCGCCCGCCGACGACATGCTCAGCGAAGTGGCGATCCTCGCGCGGCTGTGCGGGATGCTGTTCGCGCCGGGCTCCGAGCCGGTCGACGCGCCGAGCCACGACGGGCACCCCGAGCGCGGTCAGGCCGAGCGCCCCGCCGCCGAGGCGCCGGCGGCGGGCACCGCGGACCGGGCGGACGTGCCGCACGCCGACTGGCACGCCCTCGAGACCGACTACGCGCTCATCCGCACGCACATCCAGAACGTCGTGCCCGGCTTCGACGATTTCGAGGAGCGCATCGCCAAGGGTCGCACGCTGCACCTGCCCAACGGCCCGCGCGACGCGCTGCGGTTCGCGACGGTGGACGGCAAGGCGCGCTTCACAGCGAACCCGCTCGAGTACCCGCGGATCCCGCGCGGGCGGCTGCTGCTGCAGACCCTGCGCTCGCACGATCAGTACAACACCACGATCTACGGCAAGGACGACCGCTACCGCGGCATCCACCACGGTCGCCGCGTGGTCCTCGTCAACGAGCACGACATCGCCGATCTCGGGTTCGCCCAGGACGAGATCGTCGATCTCGTGTCGGAGTGGAGGGGACCGGACGGGAGGATCCAGGAGCGCCGGGCGACCGAGTTCCGCATCGTCGCCTACAGCACCCCGCGCGGGAACGCCGCGGCGTACTACCCCGAGACCAACGTGCTCGTGCCGCTGGACTCGGTCGCCGACGTCAGCGGGACGCCGACGTCGAAGTCCGTGGTCGTGCGGCTGGAGCGCCGAGCGGAGTCCTGAGGGCCTCAGGCGGCGAGGCCGGCCTCGAGGCGACGGCGGATCCCGTGCTCGACCAGCAGCGGGATGTAGTCCCGCAGGCGTGCGGCGTCGAAGCTCTGGAGCTCTTCGGCCGCCATCACGGTGATCCGGTCCTCGCTCACGGCCGGAAAACGCGTGGCGAGCCGCTCGATGACATACGCCAGCGCCTCGTACTCGTTCGCCGGATTCATGCGGCTCATGGCCCCATTGTCGCCGAGATCCGGCGGCATCGGCCAGGGATGGCGTGGGATTCGTGCGGGATTCCGGGTGCGATGTCAAGGCGTTGAGGATCCCGGTGCCGGTCGATAGCGTCGCGAGTGTGACGGATCTGAGTGCCCCCACCGGTCGTGAGGAGGCCCTGCGCGCCCGCCCGCGCGCCGACGGCTCCATGCCGCGCGCACTCGTGCTCGGGGCCACGGGATACATCGGCGGGCGCTTGGTTCCGCGGCTGATCGCCGCGGGCTACCGCGTGCGCGTCCTCGCACGCGATGCCCCGCGCGTGGCCGCCTTCGGCTGGGGCGACGAGGTCGAGGTGATCGCGGGCGCGGCAGAGGACGCGGATGCCGTGGCCGCCGCCGTCGACGACGTCGACGTGCTGTACTACCTCGTGCACTCGATGGCCGCCGGCCGCGGCTTCGCCGACGCGGACCTGATCGCGGCGCGCACCGTCGCCGAGGCGGCCGCGGCCGCCGGGGTCGGGCGCATCGTGTACCTGGGCGGGCTGCACCCCGACGACGTGCCGCTCTCGCCGCATCTGCGCTCGCGCGTGGAGGTCGGCGAGGTGTTCCTCACCAGCGGCGTGCCGACGCTGGTGCTGCAGGCGGGCGTCGTGATCGGGTCGGGTTCGGCGTCGTTCGAGATGGTGCGACACCTCACCGACGTGCTGCCGTACATGCCGGCGCCGCGCTGGGTGCGCAATCGCATCCAGCCGATCGCGGTGCGCGACGTCATGCACTATCTGCTGGGTGCCGCGCACGTGGCGGCGGATGTCAACCGCGCGGTCGACATCGGCGGACCCGACGTGCTGCGCTACGGGCAGATGATGAACGGCTACGCCGTCGAGGCGGGGCTGCATCAGCGGCCGATCGCGTCGCTGCCGGTGTTCACCCCCACCCTCGCCTCGCACTGGGTGAACCTCGTCACGCCCATTCCGCGTTCGATCGCGCGACCCCTCGTGGCGTCGCTGCAGAACGAGTGCATCATGAAGGACCACGACGTCGACGAGCTGATCCCGCCGCCGGCCGAGGGGCTGACGCCGTACCGGCGGGCCGTCGCGCTCGCGCTGGGTCGGGTCCGCGACGACGACGTCGAGACGAGCTGGGCCGACGCCGAGGTGCTCGGGGTTCCGAGCGACCCGCTTCCCAGCGACCCCGACTGGGCCGGCCGCACCGTCTTCACCGACGCGCGGACGGCCCACACGTCGGCGCCGCCGGCCGCGCTGTGGCACGTCATCGAGGGCATCGGCGGAGAGAACGGCTGGTACTCCTCGCCGCTGCTGTGGGCGGTGCGCGGGTGGATGGATCGCCTGGTCGGCGGCATCGGCCTCGCGCGCGGGCGCCGCAGCCGCGATCGGCTGGCCGTCGGCGACGCGCTGGACTTCTGGCGCGTCGAGGCGCTCGACCCCGGATCGTTCCTGCGGCTGCGCGCCGAGATGAAGGTGCCGGGTCTTGCGTGGCTCGAGCTGCGTGCGTCCCCCGAGGACGGCGGTTCCCGGTACGACCAGCGTGCCGTCTTCTTCCCCGCCGGGCTCGCCGGCCGGCTCTACTGGCTGGCTGTGCTGCCTTTCCACGGATTCATCTTCGCGGGCATGGCGGCGCGCATCACCGCGGCCGCCGAGCAGCGGGCGGGGGAGCTCGAGACCGCCGTCGCGGAAGGGTCCCCGGGCGACGCGGCCTCGTAGGCTGGAGGCATGCCGACCTCCGCCGCCGTCATCACGGTGTCCGACCGCTCGTCCTCGGGCGAACGCCCCGATACCAGCGGCCCGATCGCGGTCGCGGCGCTGCGCGAAGCCGGCTACGACTGCGCCGATGCGGCGATCGTGCCCGACGGAGCAGACAGCGTCGAGCGGGCGCTGCGCGCCGCGCTCGCGGCGGGCGCGCGCGTCATCGTCACCACCGGCGGCACCGGTGTCGCACCCCGCGATCAGACGCCCGAGGGCACGCTGCCCGTCCTCCACCGGCCGATCCCCGGCATCGCCGAGGAGCTGCGCCGTCGGGGTGCTGAGCACGTGGCATCCGCGGTGCTCACGCGCGGCGTCGCCGGCATCGCCGCCTCCGACGCGGGCGGAGCGCTCGTCGTGAATCTGCCCGGGTCGACCGGCGGCGTCCGGGACGGCATGCCCGTGATCATCGAGCTCGCGCCGCACGTGCTCGACCAGCTGGGCGGAGGAGACCACCGATGACCGTTGTGCGCATGGCCCGCATCAGCGCCGAGCCGCTCGAGGTCGCCGAGCACCTCGCCGCAGTGACGGATGCCGAGCACGGCGCCGTCACGTCGTTCATCGGCATCGTGCGCGACCACGACCCGGATGCCGCCGGCGCCGTCGTCGCGCTCGAGTACACCGCCCACCCCGACGCCGAGTCGGCGCTCGCCGCGATCGCCGAGCGGGCGATCGGCGATACGGGCGCGCTCGTCGCGGTCAGCCACCGCGTCGGCCGGCTCGCCGTCGGCGACGCGGCGGTCGTCATCGCCGTCGCGGCGCCCCATCGCGCCGAGGCGTTCGAGGTGTGCCGGGCTGTGATCGAGACGATCAAGACCGATCTGCCGGTCTGGAAGCGCCAGGTCGAGGCGGACGGCACCACGGCCTGGAAGGGCCTGGGGGGCTGACCCGATCAGCCGCCGGCGAACGGCGGCAGGACGTCGACGACCTCGTCGTCGCCCAGTGCGGTGTCGTCGTCCACGCGCTCGCCGTCGACGAGGACGGCGCAGCGGGGAAGGATCCCGACGAGGCCCGGGTACTCCTGGGCGACAGCGACGCGCAGCGCGCCGAGGGTCGGCTCCGAGCGGGTCTCCTCGTCGCGGCCGGCCGCCTCCTCGGCGGCCGCGAAGTAGCGCACCCGCGCCACTAGGCGATCCCGCTCACGCCGGTGTCGACGCTCTCTTCGGCCTGGACGTCCTCGTCGATGTGCTCGGCGCCGCGCGCGAGCTTGACGACTTCGCCGATGGAGCGGGCGACGGCATCCGGGTCGCCTCCGGCCAGTCCCGCGGCGACGCCCGCCGCGAACGCGCCCACCGGCGCCGCAGGGCGGGCCACGCCGTGCGCGGCGTCGCGGGCGAGGTCGAGGATCGCGGCGACCGGCAGCTGGTCGGCGGTCAGGCCCAGCTTCGAGCGCAGCGCCTCGGCCCATTCGTCGAGGGCCTCGGGGGGAAGGGTCGCTGACTGATCGCTCATGGTGACCTCCTCGTTCCGGCGGCGGCTGCCGCCGTCCGCTGATTCGATCCTGGCACGAGTCGAGGCGTCGGGCACCGCTCCGTGACGCGCGGCGTCGTCCCACGTGTCGACGTCGGCCGACAGCGATCCGGGGTCGGCGAGGGCGGCGACGGCGAGTTCGGCCACGAGCGCCCGCACCGGGGCGTCGCGTCCGTCGTCGGGCAGGGCGGATGCCGCCGCCCGCAGCGCCCTCGTGCGATAGACGCCCGTCAGCCACTGCGGGCGCGACGTGGAGTCCGCGAGGCACACGCCTTCGGTGTCGGCGGGGACGAGGGCGACGGCGTCGGCGAGGAACCGCACCGCCTCACGCACGTGCGGCAGATCGCACGCGAGGACGAACACCCACTCCGGGTCGGTCTCGAGCGCTCGCAGCCCTGCGACCACCGCCGCGGCGGGCCCGGCGTACGGCGGATCCTCGCGCACCGCCGTCACATCCCTGCCGCGATCAGGACCGACCGCGACGATCTCGGCGGAACCCGCCGCACGGACGGCGGCGATCGCGGCGTCCAGCAGCGTCTCGTCGCCGACGCGCAGCAGCGGCTTGTCGGCGCCGCCGAGCCGGGTCGCGCGGCCGCCGGCGAGGAGGATCGCCGCGACGCTCACCGTTCTTCGCCGGGGCGGGTCCAGTCGCCGCTCTTGCCGCCGGTCTTCGCCACGATGCGCACGCTCTCGATCGAGGTCGCCTTGTCGAGCGCCTTGACCATGTCGACCACGGCGAGCCCCGCGACGGTGACGGCCGTGAGGGCCTCCATCTCGACGCCCGTGCGGTCGGCGGTGCGCACGGTCGCCTCGACCTCGATGCCCTCGTCGGTGATCTCGAGGTCGACCGCGGCGCCGTGCACGCCGATCACGTGCGCCAGCGGGAGCAGCTCGGGTGTGCGCTTGGCCGCCTGGATGCCCGAGATACGCGCCACGGCGAGCACGTCGCCCTTGGGCACGCTCCCGTCGCGCAGGGCCGCGACGACGTCGGGCGCGCAGCGGACGAACCCGCGCGCCGTCGCCGAGCGGACGGTCGGCTGCTTCTGGGTCACGTCGACCATGCGGGCGTGGCCCGCGGCATCCAGATGGGTGAAGCTCATGAGATCAGCATGACATCGACCGCGTCGCCCGCATCGACGCGCTCGGTCTCGGCGGGGACGACAGCATAAGCCTCGGCGGCGCCGAGGCCCCCGGCCAGATGCGAGCCCCCGCCCGTGGCGGGCACGGCGCGCCAGCCGGCGGGGTCGGTGCGGTCGATGGTGACCGGCAGGTACTGGCGCCGCCCGGGCGGCGTGCGCCAGCCGCGCGCGGCCGGCAGCCGCAGCACCGCGCGTGCCAGCTCGGTGCGGCCCTGCATCGCCAGCAGCGCCGGGCGCACGAACACCTCGAACGACACCGCCGAGCTGACGGGGTTGCCGGGCAGACCGAACAGGAGGGTCCCGTCGGAGGCGGTGCCGAAGCCCTGCGGTTTGCCCGGCTGCATCGCGATCTTCGTGAAGGTCATGGCGTCGGCGAGCGTCGCCTTCACGACCTCGTACGCGCCTGCGCTCACGCCGCCCGAGAAGACGATGGCGTCGGCGCCGAGCGCGCGCGCCTCGGCCACGGCGCGCACCGGGCCGTCGCCGTCGTCGTGGACCGTCATGCGCAGCACGACCTCGGCGCCCGCGTCCCGCGCGAGCCCCGTGAGCAGCTCGCTGTTGGACTCGGGGATCTGGCCCCGCCGCAGCGGCTCGCCGGGCGGCACGAGCTCGGACCCGGTCGACACCACGACGACGCGCGGGCGCCGCGCCGCGACGATGCGATCGACGCCCGCCGCGGCCGCCGCGGCGCGCTGCAGCGGGCCGAGCGCGACACCGGCGGGCAGGATCTCGTCGCCGATCGACGCGTCGTCGCCGTGCACGCGCACGTGCGCGCCGCGTCGTGCCGGGGCGCGCTCGACGAGGATGTCGCCGAGCGAGTCGGCCAGCCCGCCCGTGGTGTCCTCGAACGGCACGACGGTGTCGGCGGCGGCGGGCATCGGCGAACCGGTCATGATGCGCGCGGCCTCACCGGGACCGAGCGGGGGATCGAGGTCGGTCCCGGCCGGGAGATCGGCGACGACCCGCAGCGTCGCGGGGGCGTCGGGCGCGGCATGCGCGACATCGGCGAAGCGGACCGCGAAGCCGTCCATGGCCGAATTGTCGAAGACGGGGATGTCGACCGCCGCACGCACGGGTTCGCGCAGCGTCAGCCCGTCCGCGTCGCGCACGGCGACCTCGATCGCGTCGACCGGGCGGACGGCCGCGAGCACCGTCGCGCGATGCGCCTCGACGGTGAGGAGAGCCGGCCCGGTCATGCGCGGGCTCCCTGGTGCGCGGTCCACGCGTCCATGCCGCCGACGAGGACGGATGCCGGGATGCCGGCGTCCCGCAGCGCCTCGGCGGCCCGCCGCGCGCGGACCCCCGCCTGGCACACGAGCACGAGGTCGGCGGAGCCGTCGAGTGCACGCGGGTCGCCGAGCACGTCGGCCAGCGGCACATGGCGGGCGCCGCGGATCGTGCCGGCGGCGACCTCCCACTCCTCGCGCACGTCGACGATCGTGACGGCATCCGGGTCGAGGTCGGTCGCGTCGACGAAGACGAGGTCGGGCCGGGGCGCGGCGACGGGCTCGGGGTGGGCGACGGATCCGCCGGCATCCGTCCGCGCGGCGCGCAGGGGCACCTCGCGCTGACGGCCGCGCAGCGCGTCGATCATCAGCACGCGGCCGAGCAGCGGCTCGCCGATGCCGGCGATGAGCTTGACGGCCTCCATCGCCATGAGCGAGCCGATCTGCAGGCACAGCGCTCCGAGGACGCCGACGTCGGCGCACGTGGGCACGTCGCCGGTGCTCCCGGGCGGGTAGAGGTCGCTGAGCCGCACGGCCGGCGTGCCCGCCGGGGGAGCCGTCCAGAACACGGTCACCTGGCCGTGGAACTCCTGCACGGTCCCCCACACGAGCGGCGTGCCGAGCGCTTCGCACGCCGCCGCGACGGCTTCGCGCGTGTCGAAGGTGTCGGACCCGTCGATGACGAGGTCGGCCCCGGCGAGGATCGCCTCGGCGTTCGCGGGCGTGAGGCGCTCGCGGATCCCGCGGACCGCGGTGTCCGAGAGCGAGGCCGCGGCGCGCGCGGCGCTGTCGACCTTGGCCGCTCCGACGTCCTCGCGGCGGTGGATCACCTGGCGCTGCAGGTTCGAGACCTCGACCGCGTCGTCGTCGACGACCGTCAGCGTTCCGACGCCGGCCGCGGCGAGGGCCAGGATGACGGGAGAGCCGAGTCCGCCCGCGCCGACCACCGCGACGTGCGCGGCGGCGAGGCGGCGCTGGCCGATCTCGCCGAGCTGCGCGAGGGCGCGGTGCCGCGCGGTGCGCGCCCGCTCGGCGTCCGGCAGGGCGGCCACCGGCTCCACGAGAGGGGGGAGGGGCATGCCCCCAGGCTAATGCGCCCCTGCTCGCCGTGGTCCGGGCGGCGGCATCCGTTCCGATCCCGTCATCCTCGGCGCGCAGTCTCGAACCTTACGAACCGCAGATGCGGAGTAATGATGCGGATACCGCCGCGAATGCGGATGCTAGCGTGACGACATGGCCAGCTACAAGATCGCGCAGGCCGCCCGCCTGCTGGGCGTGAGCGACGACACCGTGCGGCGCTGGACGGATGCCGGCATCCTGCCGACCACCGACGCGACGCCGGTCGAGATCCCCGGCGACGCCCTCGCGGAGCGCGCCGCTGCGATGGCCGCCGAGCAGGCCGACCCGACCGATGTGCTCTCGAGTGCGCGCAATCGGTTCGTCGGGCTCGTCACGCGCGTGCAGGTCGACGGCGTCATGGCGCAGGTCGACATCCAGTCCGGTCCGCATCGCGTCGTGTCGCTGCTGTCGGCCGAGGCCGTGCGCGACCTCGGCCTGGAGGTGGGCGGGCTCGCCGTCGCGGTCGTGAAGGCCACGAACGTCATCGTCGAGACCCCGAAGCGGTGACATGCGCCGAACGCCCCTGACCCTCGCGGCCCTCGCGGCCGCGGCGCTCGCGTTCTCGGGATGTGCGGGAGCGCCGGGATCCTCCGCGCCCGAGAGCTCCCGCGACGGCGTCGCGGGCGAGCTGACCGTCTACGCGGCGGCGTCCCTCGCGTCAGCGTTCGACGACCTCGCCGCCGAGTTCGAGCGTCTCCACCCCGATCTGACCGTGCGCCCCATCGTGTACGACGGCTCGAGCACGCTGGCCGTGCAGCTGCTCGAGGGCGCACCGGCGGACGTGTTCGCGTCGGCCGACGAGGCGAACATGCAGGCGGTGACGGACGCCGGTCTCGCGGCGGACCCGCACGTGTTCGCCACGAACACCCTCGTGATCGCGGTGCCCGACGGCAATCCGCGGGGCGTCGCCGACCTGGGCGACCTGGCCGACCCGGAAGCCGCGGTCGTGCTGTGCGCCGCGGCGGTGCCGTGCGGCGCGGCATCCGCCACGCTCCTGGCGAACGCCGGCGTTGCGGTCACGCCCGCCAGCGAGGAGCAGAACGTCACGGCCGTGCTGACCAAGGTCGCCGCCGGCGAGGCCGACGCGGGGCTCGTGTACGCCACCGACATCGCGCGGGCATCGGGAGTCGAGGCCGTCGCCGCGGCCGGTGCCGCCGACGTCGTGAACCGCTACCCGATCGCCGCGCTGACGGACGCCGCGAATCCGGTGGCCGCCGACGCCTTCGTCGCGTTCGTCCTCGGCGGGACGGGCCGGGCGGTGCTCGCCGACCGGGGATTCGGGGCGCCGTGACGTCGCGCGAGGCGACGGCGGCGGGCACGCGCGGATTCGTTCCGCGCGTGCTGGCCCTGCCGGCCGTGCTGGGCCTGGCGCTGCTGACGGTGCCCCTCGCGGCTCTCGTGGCCCGCGTCGCCTGGTCGACGCTGTGGGACGACGTCACGTCCCCCGAGGCCCTGTCGGCTCTCGGTCTGTCGCTGTCGACGGGGCTGATCGCGACGGCCGCGTGCGTCGTGCTGGGCGTTCCGCTCGCCCTCGCGATCGCGCGCATGAACCGCCGGGGCGCTGCGGTCGTGCGGGCCCTCGTGACCATCCCGCTGGTGCTGCCGCCCATGGTCGGCGGGGTGTCGCTGCTGTTCCTGTTCGGCCGCAACGGGTGGGCGGGGCAGCTGCTGGGCGAAGCCGGCATCCGCCTGCCGTTCACCACGGCGGCCGTCGTCATCGCGCAGGTCTTCGTGGCGCTGCCGTTCCTGGTCCTCGCGCTCGAGGGGTCGCTGCGGGCGACCGGCGTCGCGTACGAGCAGACGGCGGCAGCGCTCGGCGCCGGGCGCTGGACGATCCTGCGCCGCGTGACGCTGCCCCTGGCGGCGCCG from Microbacter sp. GSS18 harbors:
- a CDS encoding FdhF/YdeP family oxidoreductase, which gives rise to MATKPPTSDIDETRLKVSSPKRVAVGVPGILHALETSYEQMGVTRSVQTLLRVNQKDGFDCPGCAWPEEDKRHIAEFCENGAKAVAEEATLRRVGPEFFAAHTIDELNAHDDFWLGQQGRLTHPMVLDEGASHYRPIAWDDALREIADHLAGLDDPDEATFYTSGRTSNEAAFLYQLLVRGFGTNNLPDCSNMCHESSGSALTETLGIGKGTVSIEDIHEADLLIIAGQNPGTNHPRMLSALEKAKARGATIVAVNPLPEAGLVRFENPQTVKGVVLGGTKLADRFVQIRLGGDQALFQAIGKHILERDAEGAGIVDHAFVEAHTSGFEDYRRAMADVPWRELVAATGIPEKKLRAIADEVVRSKATIVCWAMGLTQHKHSVPTLRDVVNVLLLQGNMGRAGAGVCPVRGHSNVQGDRTMGIYEKPAEAFLAALDVEFSFTAPRAHGYDTVEAIRAMRDGKTRFFMGMGGNFVSATPDTEVVEEAMRRVDLTVQVSTKLNRSHVVTGKRAIILPVLGRTDRDSRGGREQRVTVEDSMGAVHSSRGRLVPPADDMLSEVAILARLCGMLFAPGSEPVDAPSHDGHPERGQAERPAAEAPAAGTADRADVPHADWHALETDYALIRTHIQNVVPGFDDFEERIAKGRTLHLPNGPRDALRFATVDGKARFTANPLEYPRIPRGRLLLQTLRSHDQYNTTIYGKDDRYRGIHHGRRVVLVNEHDIADLGFAQDEIVDLVSEWRGPDGRIQERRATEFRIVAYSTPRGNAAAYYPETNVLVPLDSVADVSGTPTSKSVVVRLERRAES
- a CDS encoding SDR family oxidoreductase — its product is MTDLSAPTGREEALRARPRADGSMPRALVLGATGYIGGRLVPRLIAAGYRVRVLARDAPRVAAFGWGDEVEVIAGAAEDADAVAAAVDDVDVLYYLVHSMAAGRGFADADLIAARTVAEAAAAAGVGRIVYLGGLHPDDVPLSPHLRSRVEVGEVFLTSGVPTLVLQAGVVIGSGSASFEMVRHLTDVLPYMPAPRWVRNRIQPIAVRDVMHYLLGAAHVAADVNRAVDIGGPDVLRYGQMMNGYAVEAGLHQRPIASLPVFTPTLASHWVNLVTPIPRSIARPLVASLQNECIMKDHDVDELIPPPAEGLTPYRRAVALALGRVRDDDVETSWADAEVLGVPSDPLPSDPDWAGRTVFTDARTAHTSAPPAALWHVIEGIGGENGWYSSPLLWAVRGWMDRLVGGIGLARGRRSRDRLAVGDALDFWRVEALDPGSFLRLRAEMKVPGLAWLELRASPEDGGSRYDQRAVFFPAGLAGRLYWLAVLPFHGFIFAGMAARITAAAEQRAGELETAVAEGSPGDAAS
- a CDS encoding MogA/MoaB family molybdenum cofactor biosynthesis protein — encoded protein: MPTSAAVITVSDRSSSGERPDTSGPIAVAALREAGYDCADAAIVPDGADSVERALRAALAAGARVIVTTGGTGVAPRDQTPEGTLPVLHRPIPGIAEELRRRGAEHVASAVLTRGVAGIAASDAGGALVVNLPGSTGGVRDGMPVIIELAPHVLDQLGGGDHR
- a CDS encoding molybdenum cofactor biosynthesis protein MoaE yields the protein MTVVRMARISAEPLEVAEHLAAVTDAEHGAVTSFIGIVRDHDPDAAGAVVALEYTAHPDAESALAAIAERAIGDTGALVAVSHRVGRLAVGDAAVVIAVAAPHRAEAFEVCRAVIETIKTDLPVWKRQVEADGTTAWKGLGG
- a CDS encoding MoaD/ThiS family protein is translated as MARVRYFAAAEEAAGRDEETRSEPTLGALRVAVAQEYPGLVGILPRCAVLVDGERVDDDTALGDDEVVDVLPPFAGG
- a CDS encoding NTP transferase domain-containing protein gives rise to the protein MSVAAILLAGGRATRLGGADKPLLRVGDETLLDAAIAAVRAAGSAEIVAVGPDRGRDVTAVREDPPYAGPAAAVVAGLRALETDPEWVFVLACDLPHVREAVRFLADAVALVPADTEGVCLADSTSRPQWLTGVYRTRALRAAASALPDDGRDAPVRALVAELAVAALADPGSLSADVDTWDDAARHGAVPDASTRARIESADGGSRRRNEEVTMSDQSATLPPEALDEWAEALRSKLGLTADQLPVAAILDLARDAAHGVARPAAPVGAFAAGVAAGLAGGDPDAVARSIGEVVKLARGAEHIDEDVQAEESVDTGVSGIA
- the moaC gene encoding cyclic pyranopterin monophosphate synthase MoaC, with translation MSFTHLDAAGHARMVDVTQKQPTVRSATARGFVRCAPDVVAALRDGSVPKGDVLAVARISGIQAAKRTPELLPLAHVIGVHGAAVDLEITDEGIEVEATVRTADRTGVEMEALTAVTVAGLAVVDMVKALDKATSIESVRIVAKTGGKSGDWTRPGEER
- a CDS encoding molybdopterin molybdotransferase MoeA, producing the protein MTGPALLTVEAHRATVLAAVRPVDAIEVAVRDADGLTLREPVRAAVDIPVFDNSAMDGFAVRFADVAHAAPDAPATLRVVADLPAGTDLDPPLGPGEAARIMTGSPMPAAADTVVPFEDTTGGLADSLGDILVERAPARRGAHVRVHGDDASIGDEILPAGVALGPLQRAAAAAAGVDRIVAARRPRVVVVSTGSELVPPGEPLRRGQIPESNSELLTGLARDAGAEVVLRMTVHDDGDGPVRAVAEARALGADAIVFSGGVSAGAYEVVKATLADAMTFTKIAMQPGKPQGFGTASDGTLLFGLPGNPVSSAVSFEVFVRPALLAMQGRTELARAVLRLPAARGWRTPPGRRQYLPVTIDRTDPAGWRAVPATGGGSHLAGGLGAAEAYAVVPAETERVDAGDAVDVMLIS
- a CDS encoding HesA/MoeB/ThiF family protein, which translates into the protein MPLPPLVEPVAALPDAERARTARHRALAQLGEIGQRRLAAAHVAVVGAGGLGSPVILALAAAGVGTLTVVDDDAVEVSNLQRQVIHRREDVGAAKVDSAARAAASLSDTAVRGIRERLTPANAEAILAGADLVIDGSDTFDTREAVAAACEALGTPLVWGTVQEFHGQVTVFWTAPPAGTPAVRLSDLYPPGSTGDVPTCADVGVLGALCLQIGSLMAMEAVKLIAGIGEPLLGRVLMIDALRGRQREVPLRAARTDAGGSVAHPEPVAAPRPDLVFVDATDLDPDAVTIVDVREEWEVAAGTIRGARHVPLADVLGDPRALDGSADLVLVCQAGVRARRAAEALRDAGIPASVLVGGMDAWTAHQGARA
- a CDS encoding TOBE domain-containing protein; translation: MASYKIAQAARLLGVSDDTVRRWTDAGILPTTDATPVEIPGDALAERAAAMAAEQADPTDVLSSARNRFVGLVTRVQVDGVMAQVDIQSGPHRVVSLLSAEAVRDLGLEVGGLAVAVVKATNVIVETPKR
- the modA gene encoding molybdate ABC transporter substrate-binding protein, coding for MRRTPLTLAALAAAALAFSGCAGAPGSSAPESSRDGVAGELTVYAAASLASAFDDLAAEFERLHPDLTVRPIVYDGSSTLAVQLLEGAPADVFASADEANMQAVTDAGLAADPHVFATNTLVIAVPDGNPRGVADLGDLADPEAAVVLCAAAVPCGAASATLLANAGVAVTPASEEQNVTAVLTKVAAGEADAGLVYATDIARASGVEAVAAAGAADVVNRYPIAALTDAANPVAADAFVAFVLGGTGRAVLADRGFGAP
- a CDS encoding ABC transporter permease; the protein is MTSREATAAGTRGFVPRVLALPAVLGLALLTVPLAALVARVAWSTLWDDVTSPEALSALGLSLSTGLIATAACVVLGVPLALAIARMNRRGAAVVRALVTIPLVLPPMVGGVSLLFLFGRNGWAGQLLGEAGIRLPFTTAAVVIAQVFVALPFLVLALEGSLRATGVAYEQTAAALGAGRWTILRRVTLPLAAPGLVAGIVLCFARAIGEFGATALFAGNAPGVTRTMPLAIYTAFNGAGVSPGTAVALSLLLLVTAIGVLVLVRAWRAEAPR